The following proteins are co-located in the Rattus norvegicus strain BN/NHsdMcwi chromosome X, GRCr8, whole genome shotgun sequence genome:
- the LOC134484031 gene encoding PWWP domain-containing DNA repair factor 4-like, giving the protein MDSAEYVLCGWKGQLWPARVLSRPRTPAHSKRRGTPFLEVQILPVGEKMRVRSTEVRPLTKSEIISIASLSRKEPRGSPGQSRAYRRALKVALDVLGEGTCLFQGGRPGGRRTSTVAPKIPKEQASSSSSLGQRLCLRLQGRNQKGQGPSQRSPGKRGRPGPVLMDSQSVPAVQGGEAQAHTAVGPPRLVMQGRVLRGTRVWPSNSEAPLGNAGGDPRKRKPVTSKPRSLSAPASREGTRAKNHQHHQHHQHQQQQQQQQQQQQQQQQQQQQQQAASGPPRRISVSPKALKQRVRCPGLEIRAIGAQRKTALPENKDHPAPGTPKPDSKGASAACMPPIPTLRRSLRIASRKRKVRVLCTQCGLPKLGPQVHSKVTNTRFKRRRAGVPKDAQATNVASAQGPSTIERGTLVWFKFQDLPFWPAVVKSVSTIDKMARVLLIEGNMQFERRGIRVPLRKLKHLDCGEKISLLRRARRLYAHGINWCFSVIDHYREELACGSFLGSFIDYFTTQASYPLRRAIQEGDLHIDFPKVSYADLEDWEEETTPGGKGPHKKFLPDRMKAAWDRANQKLVDFIVKRKGADQHLMDIVKGRKPSKWLDALWKSKREVLCIETYLEDEDQLHLVARHLQEVAKEADKALLSLARGDIVRFTMEVLLPEAIICSIANLDELSYKEAEEKYLRGPPVHYREKELFDKNILKAARKRSAARIQAARHPPVHTP; this is encoded by the coding sequence ATGGACTCTGCAGAGTATGTGCTCTGTGGCTGGAAGGGTCAGCTGTGGCCCGCAAGGGTGTTGTCCAGacccaggaccccagcccatagTAAGAGGAGAGGGACGCCTTTCCTGGAGGTCCAAATCCTGCCTGTGGGTGAGAAGATGAGAGTGAGGAGCACCGAGGTGAGGCCTCTAACCAAGTCTGAAATCATAAGCATTGCCTCCTTGTCAAGAAAGGAGCCACGGGGCTCACCAGGGCAGAGCAGGGCATACAGAAGAGCCCTCAAGGTGGCACTAGATGTTCTGGGCGAGGGAACCTGCTTGTTTCAAGGAGGAAGACCAGGCGGCCGAAGAACCAGCACAGTGGCTCCAAAGATTCCAAAAGAGCAggccagctccagctccagcctaGGCCAGCGCCTGTGCCTGCGCCTCCAAGGGCGCAACCAGAAAGGCCAAGGCCCCTCCCAGAGGAGTCCTGGGAAGCGTGGCCGCCCTGGCCCTGTGTTGATGGACTCACAGAGTGTACCTGCAGTGCAAGGGGGGGAAGCCCAGGCCCACACTGCTGTAGGGCCCCCTCGCCTTGTAATGCAAGGGAGAGTGTTAAGAGGCACCAGAGTGTGGCCAAGTAACTCGGAGGCACCTTTGGGAAATGCTGGTGGTGATCCAAGGAAGAGAAAGCCAGTAACATCCAAGCCCAGGTCTTTGAGTGCCCCGGCCTCCAGGGAGGGTACCCGGGCTAAaaaccaccagcaccaccaacaccaccaacaccagcagcagcagcagcagcagcagcagcagcagcagcagcagcagcagcagcagcagcagcagcaggctgcCTCTGGGCCACCGAGGCGCATCTCTGTCTCACCCAAAGCTCTCAAACAACGAGTTCGGTGTCCTGGCCTAGAGATCCGGGCAATAGGAGCCCAAAGGAAGACCGCCCTCCCAGAGAACAAGGACCATCCTGCCCCGGGAACCCCAAAGCCTGACTCAAAGGGGGCATCGGCAGCCTGCATGCCTCCAATCCCAACGCTGCGGAGGTCACTCCGCATAGCTAGCCGAAAAAGGAAGGTCCGTGTGCTGTGCACACAGTGCGGGCTCCCAAAACTGGGACCCCAAGTGCACTCAAAGGTGACTAACACCAGGTTCAAGAGGAGAAGGGCCGGAGTTCCTAAAGATGCTCAAGCCACCAACGTGGCTTCTGCCCAGGGGCCCAGTACCATCGAGCGGGGAACGCTGGTCTGGTTCAAATTTCAGGACCTTCCCTTCTGGCCAGCGGTGGTCAAGAGTGTCAGCACCATTGACAAGATGGCAAGGGTGCTGTTGATCGAGGGCAACATGCAGTTTGAGCGCAGGGGTATCCGCGTCCCTCTCCGCAAGTTGAAGCATCTGGACTGTGGGGAGAAAATATCACTCTTGAGGAGAGCCAGAAGGCTGTACGCCCATGGCATCAACTGGTGCTTCTCAGTGATCGACCACTACAGAGAGGAGCTCGCCTGTGGCTCCTTCCTGGGCTCCTTTATTGACTACTTCACCACCCAAGCCAGTTACCCACTGAGGAGAGCCATCCAGGAGGGTGACCTGCACATCGATTTCCCCAAGGTGAGCTATGCCGACCTGGAAGATTGGGAGGAGGAGACCACCCCAGGTGGGAAGGGGCCCCACAAGAAATTCCTGCCTGACCGCATGAAGGCCGCTTGGGACAGAGCTAACCAGAAGCTCGTGGACTTCATCGTGAAGAGAAAGGGGGCCGACCAGCACCTGATGGACATTGTGAAGGGCAGAAAACCGTCCAAGTGGCTGGACGCTCTCTGGAAATCAAAGAGGGAAGTCCTCTGTATTGAGACCTACCTGGAGGACGAGGACCAGCTGCATCTCGTGGCCAGACATTTGCAAGAAGTAGCCAAGGAAGCAGACAAGGCCCTGCTCTCGCTGGCAAGAGGAGACATAGTGAGGTTTACGATGGAGGTTCTTCTTCCAGAAGCAATCATCTGCTCGATCGCCAACCTGGATGAGCTCAGCTacaaggaggcagaggagaagtACCTGCGTGGCCCACCCGTGCATTACCGTGAGAAAGAGCTATTTGACAAGAACATCTTAAAGGCGGCCAGGAAGAGATCTGCAGCCAGGATTCAGGCTGCCAGGCACCCTCCTGTGCACACTCCTTAG